From Penaeus vannamei isolate JL-2024 unplaced genomic scaffold, ASM4276789v1 unanchor1681, whole genome shotgun sequence, the proteins below share one genomic window:
- the LOC113814947 gene encoding uncharacterized protein DDB_G0281025, whose translation MIIFVIIIFITTISSSSTVTNTATITIITITISNIITITKTITNTIITTISNIITTNTITAAIITTISNIITTITTTTIITTTTITTNNTIITTTTIITIPTLSANVGCLAYRVPDLRSSVFRRHHRLPALRYGQGSALEFPKNGKGF comes from the exons ATGATCATTTTCgtgatcattatattcatcaccaccatcagcagcagcagcactgtCACAAATAccgctaccatcaccatcatcaccatcaccatctccaatatcatcaccatcaccaagaccatcaccaacaccatcatcaccaccatctccaatatcatcaccaccaacaccatcaccgccgccatcatcaccaccatctccaatatcatcaccaccatcaccaccaccaccatcatcaccaccaccaccatcaccaccaacaacaccatcatcaccaccaccaccatcatcaccatccctaccCTTTCAGCAAACGTTGGGTGCCTGGCGTATCGTGTTCCTGATCTCCGCAGCTCTGTATTTCGTCGTCACCACCGTCTACCTGCTCTTCGCTACGGACAAGGTTCAGCCCTGGAATTTCCCAAAAACGGAAAAGG ATTCTAG